In Arthrobacter citreus, a single genomic region encodes these proteins:
- a CDS encoding LysM peptidoglycan-binding domain-containing protein, with the protein MLKKLMTITAATVLSVTVSANVQAATITVKKGDTLWDLSRTNNTSVENTKMLNGLTTDLIHPGDELTIAPEKHYLVEEGNTLWDIAKNNDTTVSQIKEWNNLHTDLIHPGLNLLIFEGVKNSAQSEVTTATQTETTSAEPSETVSPKTAAAPTKEVAAPKESISTPKEEVAAPKESTSKPKEEVAAPKESVSKPKVNVTAPKKDVSKPKATNKKVVTVEATAYTASCKGCSGVTATGINLKKNPNMKVISVDPNLIPLGSKVYVEGYGEAIAGDTGGAIKGHRIDVFVANKQDAINFGRKQVKVTILN; encoded by the coding sequence ATGCTTAAAAAATTAATGACGATCACAGCAGCTACTGTACTCTCAGTAACTGTAAGTGCTAATGTACAGGCTGCAACTATCACAGTAAAAAAAGGGGACACCCTTTGGGATCTATCACGCACGAATAATACATCAGTAGAAAATACAAAAATGTTAAACGGTTTAACTACAGACCTAATTCATCCTGGTGATGAACTAACAATTGCTCCAGAAAAACATTATCTAGTTGAAGAAGGTAATACATTATGGGATATTGCGAAAAACAATGATACAACAGTTTCACAAATTAAAGAATGGAACAATTTACATACTGATCTCATTCACCCAGGATTAAATCTATTAATCTTTGAAGGTGTAAAAAATAGTGCTCAATCTGAAGTGACTACTGCAACACAAACAGAAACTACTTCAGCTGAGCCGTCAGAAACAGTGTCTCCAAAGACTGCAGCAGCACCAACAAAGGAAGTAGCTGCACCAAAAGAAAGTATATCTACACCAAAAGAGGAAGTAGCTGCACCAAAAGAAAGTACATCTAAACCAAAAGAGGAAGTAGCTGCGCCAAAAGAAAGTGTATCTAAACCAAAAGTAAATGTAACTGCACCAAAAAAGGATGTATCTAAACCAAAAGCAACGAACAAAAAAGTAGTTACAGTGGAAGCTACTGCATATACAGCTTCTTGTAAAGGATGTTCCGGCGTTACAGCTACAGGAATTAACTTAAAGAAGAATCCAAACATGAAAGTAATTTCTGTAGATCCAAATCTTATCCCGCTTGGAAGTAAAGTGTATGTAGAAGGCTATGGTGAAGCAATCGCTGGTGATACTGGTGGAGCGATCAAAGGACATCGTATTGATGTGTTTGTAGCAAATAAACAAGATGCGATTAATTTTGGAAGAAAACAAGTTAAAGTAACAATATTAAACTAA
- a CDS encoding nitronate monooxygenase, with amino-acid sequence MNKQIPEMWWTQLRLPAISAPMFLVSGPELVEAACLNGVIGSFPAPNARPIEVLDQWMGQLNDNLALARANEPERKIAPWAMNMVVHSSYSRLQEEIELLQKHKPELVITSLGSPKVVVDIVHSYGGLVFSDVSDIKFAKKAAEAGVDGLILVASGAGGHAGNLNGFAFVDSVRTFWDGIIVLAGAISTGKSILAAQAAGADLAYMGTRFIVAKESLANDEYRQMLVDATQDDLILTDAFSGVKANMLIPSIVKAGLDPGELKKKDKVDFDGMKNESSAKAWKEIWSAGHGVGAITKISSVADIINELEEEYNEAVEKLNNNFEKLKTTVVK; translated from the coding sequence ATGAATAAACAAATTCCTGAAATGTGGTGGACTCAACTTAGGTTACCAGCCATTTCTGCACCAATGTTTTTAGTTTCTGGACCTGAGTTAGTAGAGGCAGCTTGTTTAAATGGGGTAATTGGATCATTTCCAGCACCAAATGCACGACCGATTGAGGTTCTTGATCAATGGATGGGTCAATTAAATGATAATCTTGCCTTGGCGCGCGCAAATGAGCCTGAGCGTAAAATTGCTCCTTGGGCAATGAATATGGTCGTTCATAGCTCATATAGTAGATTACAAGAAGAAATTGAACTTTTGCAAAAGCATAAGCCAGAGCTTGTTATTACTTCATTAGGTTCTCCTAAAGTTGTAGTTGATATTGTACATAGTTATGGTGGCCTTGTGTTTTCTGATGTGAGTGATATTAAATTCGCCAAGAAAGCAGCAGAGGCTGGTGTTGATGGACTAATTCTAGTAGCATCAGGCGCAGGTGGTCATGCTGGAAATTTAAATGGATTTGCGTTTGTTGATAGTGTTCGTACGTTCTGGGATGGAATCATTGTGCTTGCAGGTGCGATTTCGACAGGTAAAAGTATTTTAGCTGCTCAAGCTGCAGGTGCTGATTTAGCGTATATGGGAACACGCTTCATTGTCGCGAAAGAAAGCTTAGCAAATGATGAATATCGTCAAATGTTAGTCGATGCAACACAAGATGATCTTATACTGACTGATGCATTTTCTGGCGTAAAAGCGAATATGTTAATTCCTAGCATTGTGAAGGCTGGACTTGACCCTGGGGAATTAAAGAAGAAAGATAAAGTCGATTTCGACGGGATGAAAAACGAATCAAGTGCCAAAGCTTGGAAAGAAATTTGGTCTGCTGGCCATGGTGTTGGGGCAATAACAAAAATTAGTTCAGTTGCCGATATTATTAATGAGCTAGAAGAAGAGTATAATGAGGCTGTTGAAAAGCTTAATAACAACTTTGAAAAATTAAAGACTACTGTTGTTAAATAA